A section of the Thermodesulfobacteriota bacterium genome encodes:
- a CDS encoding carbon-phosphorus lyase complex subunit PhnI, giving the protein MGYVAVKGGSEAIGNACRLFARERSKGGSSPLKIDQVREQLYLAVDRVMGEGSLYAPDLAALAIKQSAGDTFEASFLLRAHRATQPRLARTLPVDPGKMRAIRRISSAFKDIPGGQLLGPTSDYTLRLLDFSLLEDDDARRDAFRERVFDAALPGIEVPETFPKVIDILRREGLLEPIEDAGEACLPVGKPQPFDVTRQSLTFPAPRSAVLQSLARGETGGMLLLAYSSMRGYGNIHPTLGELRVGYLPVEIAHPVTGEPFEVGEVKVT; this is encoded by the coding sequence GTGGGATACGTGGCGGTAAAGGGCGGAAGCGAGGCGATCGGGAACGCCTGTCGTCTCTTCGCCCGCGAGCGTTCAAAGGGAGGTTCCTCCCCCTTAAAGATCGACCAGGTGCGCGAGCAGCTTTACCTGGCCGTGGACCGTGTCATGGGGGAGGGCTCGCTGTACGCGCCAGACCTCGCCGCGCTGGCGATCAAGCAGTCCGCAGGCGACACGTTCGAGGCGTCGTTCCTGCTGCGGGCGCATCGCGCGACGCAGCCGCGGCTTGCCCGGACGCTCCCGGTGGATCCGGGCAAGATGCGCGCGATCCGGCGGATCTCGTCGGCGTTCAAGGATATTCCCGGCGGGCAGCTTCTCGGGCCGACGAGCGACTACACCTTGCGGCTGCTCGATTTTTCCCTGCTGGAGGACGATGACGCCCGGAGGGACGCGTTCCGGGAGCGGGTCTTCGACGCGGCGCTTCCCGGGATCGAAGTCCCGGAAACGTTCCCCAAGGTGATCGACATCCTGCGGAGGGAAGGGCTGCTGGAGCCGATCGAAGACGCAGGAGAAGCCTGTCTCCCCGTCGGGAAGCCGCAGCCGTTCGACGTCACCCGGCAGTCGCTGACGTTTCCGGCGCCTCGCAGCGCCGTCCTCCAGTCGCTGGCGCGGGGAGAGACGGGAGGGATGCTGCTGCTCGCCTATTCGAGCATGCGCGGGTACGGCAACATCCATCCGACGCTGGGCGAGCTGCGGGTGGGATACCTGCCGGTCGAGATCGCCCATCCCGTCACCGGCGAGCCGTTCGAGGTCGGCGAGGTGAAGGTCACGG
- the phnH gene encoding phosphonate C-P lyase system protein PhnH, protein MRPDDVILDHAVFRVLLRAMSRPGTVHPLPFDAAQDDGLAYIAGLLRCVADNEAAFCVLGPCEPGAGGEIARRTGGREAPAGEADIVIALSGTTGGTAGSIRRGSLEFPEKGATVVYRVDALAPDGGTESLSGPGIESALRPRIAGLGDGELGFLKEANAAFPLGVDAIFVDRAGQVACIPRSTRIGGP, encoded by the coding sequence ATGCGGCCTGACGACGTCATCCTGGACCACGCGGTGTTCCGGGTCCTGCTGCGGGCGATGAGCCGCCCCGGCACCGTCCATCCGTTACCGTTTGACGCCGCGCAGGACGATGGTCTCGCCTACATCGCCGGTCTTCTCCGCTGCGTCGCGGACAACGAGGCCGCCTTCTGCGTTCTCGGCCCGTGCGAACCGGGCGCGGGCGGGGAAATCGCGCGCCGCACCGGCGGGCGGGAAGCGCCGGCCGGGGAGGCCGATATCGTCATCGCGCTTTCCGGGACGACCGGCGGGACCGCCGGGTCGATCCGGCGCGGATCGCTCGAATTTCCGGAGAAGGGAGCCACGGTCGTGTACCGGGTCGACGCCCTTGCCCCGGACGGGGGGACGGAGTCGCTGTCGGGGCCGGGAATCGAGAGCGCGCTCCGCCCGCGGATCGCGGGGCTCGGCGACGGCGAGCTCGGCTTCCTGAAGGAGGCCAACGCCGCGTTTCCCCTCGGCGTGGACGCCATCTTCGTGGACCGGGCGGGACAGGTGGCCTGCATTCCCCGCTCCACGCGGATCGGAGGCCCCTGA
- a CDS encoding phosphonate C-P lyase system protein PhnG, with protein MRALDETASVAYMEDSDVEALLDLFSGEEMIVTRPPRTGLAMVTAVDGFSTQFHLGEMLVTEAAVSFRGTEGYGMVAGDSPEKALARAAADAVLRGNAGGPLRKTVADFLESARERRGEGLRAEAALGASTRVSFDLVAGK; from the coding sequence ATGCGCGCGTTGGACGAAACGGCCTCCGTCGCCTACATGGAGGACTCCGATGTGGAGGCGCTGCTGGACCTGTTTTCGGGGGAGGAGATGATCGTGACGAGGCCGCCCAGGACCGGACTGGCGATGGTGACGGCGGTGGACGGCTTTTCGACGCAGTTCCACCTGGGGGAAATGCTGGTGACGGAAGCGGCGGTCTCGTTCCGCGGCACGGAAGGATACGGGATGGTGGCCGGCGATTCGCCGGAGAAGGCGCTGGCGCGCGCCGCGGCGGACGCCGTGCTACGGGGAAATGCCGGCGGCCCGTTGCGGAAAACCGTGGCGGATTTTCTGGAGAGCGCGCGGGAGCGCCGCGGGGAGGGGCTGCGGGCCGAAGCCGCTCTGGGCGCCTCCACGCGGGTTTCCTTCGACCTGGTCGCGGGGAAGTGA